A region from the Drosophila mauritiana strain mau12 chromosome 2L, ASM438214v1, whole genome shotgun sequence genome encodes:
- the LOC117149540 gene encoding eukaryotic translation initiation factor 4 gamma, with the protein METVDPNTRIMMMLPLLWVLFVGPSVFGSPLEMQLLDMMLREAEDYPSNGRDQRDISVLPAAPIGCDDSGDAQDPFSHIFDDYEESKEECMDFLPPCESTFEEGLPIEHPCFVRLLLLRTPLLKQDPCANFTLVTERPSTTVKPKTKKCDPRSKDSKSAARNELLALPNNGKINSTASTTLSSTTETTADSKIIKIRKLVPKIKTNTTTSRSTTTLETTTIEESTSPAETSTTEVAPETTTEQETTATPTKTTSSTTSTTQPPFTDNQLKRLRALRNRRKNSRAKSPKVPDPPQIKLDNASQPSEVIQVIMTTEPAELKLQPEVNTTTTTVVPPTTVSTSTSNPEITTSESCDEELNSTTVSEFSGCEDDEDYKVSENGATPTTEEPCEDTEEQDTNLCPQFMPTQGPSSPRPPPSYRFRKPVKNYVEPILYERDFAKPIQQMTPVGPQQRDYFVSNKQIVPRPRPKYRKRIPPSIYMNNIVRGLDCSDEVVQNPPRTPNPQKRFWGVTPVGFLPRNQGLIRQKPERNMKSFEPVPIQRKPIYPRSSEEMVERQYMMERDPGPRPQYHHYPEDEVFHEDVPLASPTPSLDPCQQEHDHVLFRQRPQHQQTDHLANYPLPPISSHFFT; encoded by the exons ATGGAAACCGTCGACCCAAACACTCGAATCATGATGATGCTGCCGCTACTTTGGGTGCTATTTGTTGGACCTTCAGTTTTTGG TTCGCCTTTGGAGATGCAACTTTTGGATATGATGCTGCGCGAGGCGGAGGACTATCCCAGCAATGGTCGCGATCAGAGGGATATTTCTGTTTTGCCAGCAGCTCCGATAGGTTGCGATGACAGCGGTGATGCACAGGACCCATTTAGCCACATTTTCGATGACTATGAGGAGAGCAAGGAGGAGTGCATGGACTTTTTGCCACCCTGTGAATCAACTTTCGAGGAAGGTCTACCCATTGAACATCCGTGTTTCGTTAGATTACTCCTGCTAAGAACCCCGCTGCTTAAGCAGGATCCCTGCGCCAATTTCACCCTGGTAACTGAAAGGCCAAGTACCACAGTGAAACCCAAAACCAAGAAATGCGACCCAAGAAGTAAAGACAGTAAAAGTGCCGCACGAAATGAGCTACTGGCACTACCCAATAAtggtaaaataaattcaaCCGCAAGCACTACATTGAGTTcaacaacagaaacaacaGCCGATtcaaaaatcataaaaattagAAAGTTAGTACCAAAGATCAAAACAAATACCACAACATCAAGAAGCACCACAACGTTGGAAACAACAACTATAGAAGAGAGCACATCTCCAGCGGAAACCAGCACCACAGAAGTGGCACCGGAAACGACAACTGAACAGGAAACGACTGCTACACCAACCAAAACGACGAGCTCCACAACCTCGACTACACAACCACCTTTTACAGATAACCAATTAAAGCGATTGAGGGCTTTAAGGAACAGGAGAAAGAATTCCAGGGCAAAGTCACCGAAAGTACCCGATCCCCCGCAGATCAAGCTCGATAATGCCAGCCAACCCAGCGAGGTTATTCAGGTGATCATGACCACCGAACCTGCCGAATTGAAGCTTCAACCGGAAGttaacaccaccaccacaacgGTCGTGCCGCCGACGACGGTTTCTACTTCAACTTCCAATCCGGAAATCACCACATCAGAAAGTTGCGACGAAGAATTGAATAGCACCACGGTGTCGGAATTCTCAGGATGTGAGGATGACGAAG ATTATAAAGTGTCTGAAAATGGAGCTACTCCCACCACTGAGGAACCTTGTGAGGACACCGAAGAGCAGGATACTAATCTGTGTCCACAGTTTATGCCTACCCAAGGCCCAT CAAGTCCAAGACCACCTCCATCATATCGTTTTCGAAAGCCCGTTAAAAACTATGTGGAGCCCATTTTGTACGAGCGAGACTTTGCCAAGCCAATTCAACAAATGACACCAGTGGGACCACAGCAGAGGGACTATTTTGTGTCCAATAAACAAATAGTTCCCAGACCAAGACCCAAGTACAGGAAACGTATACCGCCCTCTATTTACATGAATAACATTGTGAGGGGCTTGGATTGCAGCGATGAGGTTGTTCAGAATCCCCCAAGGACACCCAATCCGCAAAAGAGATTTTGGGGTGTGACACCTGTAGGCTTCCTTCCTCGCAATCAGGGCTTGATAAGGCAAAAACCGGAGAGAAATATGAAAAGTTTTGAACCAGTTCCAATTCAGAGAAAGCCAATCTATCCAAGAAGTTCAGAGGAAATGGTGGAGAGACAGTATATGATGGAAAGGGATCCTGGACCACGGCCGCAGTATCACCATTATCCAGAAGATGAAGTATTTCATGAGGATGTCCCACTTGCGTCGCCAACTCCCAGCTTGGATCCCTGCCAGCAGGAGCACGATCATGTCCTTTTTCGACAGAGACCACAGCACCAGCAAACAGATCATCTTGCAAACTATCCCCTACCACCTATTTCCTCGCACTTTTTCACATAA
- the LOC117143807 gene encoding uncharacterized protein LOC117143807, protein MEPSLSNINKSELLDELRAERALQDKYLKDFCSMTDKLRHLVDGTVPSKIETYEYLESSDGDSNRSLDEEKKLTIFFYKMRCDLEKNLREIQENPKYLDEVRGLGVIWDNID, encoded by the coding sequence ATGGAACCCTCGTTATCCAATATTAACAAATCGGAACTTCTCGACGAACTACGAGCGGAGAGAGCTCTGCaagataaatatttaaaagacTTTTGTTCAATGACGGATAAGCTAAGACACTTAGTTGATGGCACTGTTCCCAGCAAAATTGAGACCTATGAATATTTGGAAAGTTCCGACGGTGACAGCAATCGTTCTCTCGATGAAGagaaaaagctaactatttTTTTCTATAAAATGCGGTGCGATCtagaaaaaaatttaagaGAGATTCAAGAGAACCCCAAATATTTAGACGAAGTCAGGGGGTTGGGTGTTATCTGGGACAATATAGATTAA